The genomic interval CAATTCTCtaccaaaatttgaaaattttatgatcTCGTGGTCTTTACAAAAGACCTGCAGTACTGCAAAATTCTTCTGCAGGAGAGGTAAGGCAGTCCACAGAGAGAGGGGACTAACCTTCTAACAAGAAACgctatacaaaatattctgtACATAAGAAAACTCCATATCaaggtaaaaaataaaagggcaGCAAGGAGAGGGAGAGTCTGTGCAAACTACTCATCCTGGTTAGGCAGCCCAGCGGAATTAATGTGCTGCTTCGTCAATGACCCATAAAATATCAGTTGGCCTTATGACTGCATCTTTGACCAGGGAATCAGCCTCACCGGTCGTCCATCTGGATGTGTTTGATGTGCCAAGTATTAAATTTAGCAAGTGCATTATGAGTTTGCATAACCAAAGTTCTTAATCGCAAAGGCACATTAACAGTGCTAGATATGCCAACTATTTATcgtacttttgtttatttaaaaaaactacAGTGcctatattttttgtttatgagaAATTATAAGTCTCAATATCTTGAAAGCAATTATAACAAACTAAAGGATCAAAGCATAAATAGTGTactcaaaacataaaaataaacagGTTTTACAAATTAACCGCTCACACAGTTCCAACCATCTTTTGCCTTAATATCTTTTCATGCTTTACAATGAAGATGAAAATTTGGCAAGTGCCACACATGAGGACTGCATCAGCTAAGTTTCACTTCCTATATGGATCAGAAATATGAATGACGAATTTACAAATACAACTTACCGTACTGCCCAGGAATCAAAATGCATGCATCTCATCCTCATCAAGTAAAAAGCTGAAAGCAGATATTATTAGCCAGCAAATTGAAGGCTATTATCAGCATGTATAacggagagagagagagagagatagcTCCTTCAATAAGGCAGAAACAAAGAGATAAAGAAACTAGTTAACAAAGAAAACTCTTCAAACTAAAAGGTCTTAAACATCAAACAATCTATTTCTCTAAAATACAAACCTTTTCTCAGCAATAATATCCTTCAACATTTGATAGTTATAAAATCCGACAAGCACCTGGAAAGAAACGGCAGAAACAAATGCAAGGGTGTGCAGTATTTCATTCTTTGCATTTAGATGAACAGGCAAGAAAGTTTCAGATTTCTACAGTaaataacaattttaaaaaaataagatagtGAAAATCAACGAAAAAGAGTCCACTGAATAAACAGCTAATCACTCACCTTCCATGATCCAAGGAATATGTCAAAAGGGCAAAAGTAAATGAAATCCATAATAAAACCCCGTCAATTCCTAGGCAGCGATGTAGGCGGTGATTGGCACGAAACCCAAAAAACCTTAACCGGGAATGAAAAcaagaggaagagagagaaagaggcaCAAAGGAAGACTGAAAGAGGAATGTACGGGAAAGAGGAATACGtgggaaaaggaaagagagaggCGGCAAAAGCAAGGGGAGAAAAATGACAGAGGCCGCAAAACCAGTGGGGGCTGATcagtgaaaaaaataaaaaaagaaaaagttgaaagCCTGAAATTACCCTCCAACTTTTACAGTAAAAATGCGAAAATATCCCTAAATTTGTAAATGAAAAGTCAAAAATGCCCTCTCAAAATAACCAAGACACCtatcaaccaaacaaaaaccCGAAACTATTCCTGACAACGCCACGTCGAGCTCTGAGGTGGTTTGCACGTTAATATCACTgtacataataataataataagataaGATAAGATTCTTTTAACTTTGTAGGAAAAAAtattacctttttaaattttatggaATTATGTATTACAGTTATTACTtactaaataaaaacaaaataccaGTTAAGGTTCCCTCTTTTACTATTGCTAGTACTATTTTTATAGTGATAAACTGGTGTGTCTTAgtaaaaaagtaatgaaaaaaattagcaAAGTGACTCAAgaatacttattttttatttttataattttaccttatgtatttaattttatgttaaattatAGATTATAAATCATAAGTCataattcttaaaaaaaattaaataatttaatcataaaaattattttttaaaattaaaaatttacgAAATACGTTACATgaaattatacaaaaatttttgcTCAAATTTATTtgtccattttttttctacgATTAAGTATATTAAGTTAATCTTTGTCTTTAACCATGCACGCGCGATGGTGTCTCCACTCTCCACCATAAGCTGGTCGGAAGAAAAGAGGAGGGCCCCACAACAGCTCCCAAGATACAAATATCTAGCTTATGGCCGTGTAGCGTTGAGGTTTTAGTCTCTCTTCTTCCCTTATTTCTGACAGTAACTAACAGTCCCAGGATCACAGCATCAGTTCTTTCAGCTATAATTTCTTGTCTGCTGAATCTTCATGAAATGGTTAGATCCTTTTTctataattgattaaattcaGTTTGAATAATTCCTTTTCGTTTATTATAgatcaaaatgaaaatatcatGATTGCCTTAAGTTCAGTTGAATATGGCGGTGTTTTACATCACAACTAactagtttttcttcttctttttttatacgAACTCGTTCAAACAGGATCCACAGGGACAAAATCTCGTTGAGGCTATCTTGCTCGCTTTGGAGGTTGCATTGGCAAAGGAAAGAGATAACACAAGGCTCATGGAAGAGCGTCTAAGGGCTGGTCAAGCTGCTCTGAAAGCGAAGGAGAGAGAACGTTCGATGCTTACGACAGAGAAGGATCGAGTGCTTGCACTCAAAGAAGACGGAGAAAAACTGGTTTCTGATTTCCTTGAAGCGGATGGTAAGAAGAACTTTGATGATCAGAAAGCTATGATGGACGCTGTCGTTGCTATGATCAACAGTGGCGGCGGCGATGGAGGCAAGGGTGGAGGATTTGATGGCTTTTACGGTAAAAAAACTAACATAAactggaaaaaaaatatatgctTTCAAAACCAGACCGGTTAAACTGATTGGATCGAACACAGGTCACTTGTTTGAGCCGGAACTTATCATTAAACCGGTTGTGGTCAAAACTCAGAACTCCATTAAAATTGGctaatggtttatggttgttGTTGGTGCAGAACGGGGTATTAACTATCTTGAAAACGCTCAGAATCTTAACGAGAAAGCCGTGTTAGCAACTGTTAAAGGAACAAACAGCGACGGGAATGATAACAGCCACGGTGGTGGAAATGGCGGCGATGGCGGCAAGGGTGGAGGGTTTGATGGCGTTTACggtaaaaaaaactaatataacctggaaacaaaataaatgttttcaaaaccagACCGGTTGAACTGATTGGATGAAAACAGGTCACTTGTTTGAGCCGACCTTATCATCAAACCGGTTGTGGTCAAAACCCAGAACTCCATTAAAATTGGCTAATGGTTTTATGGTTGTACTTGGTGCAGGAGGGCCTATTAACGATCTTGAAAACGCTCAGATTCTTGATGAGGAAGCCGTGATAGCAACTGCTAAAGGAACAAACAGCGACGGGAATGGTAGCAGCCACGGTGGTGGAAACGGCGGCGGTTACGGTGTTTAAGCACCGTGACTAGGGAGATGGTCTATCCCTTTACTTTTCCACGAAGGAAAAACGTCGTTTCAACTTGTTTACAACGTGCTGCTTGTACTTTGGTTTGTTCAAGATACTGAAAGCTTGTTATATGTGTGTTAATTATTAAACCTAGAAGTTCCCACTGGAACAAGTTCGAGTGATTAtcagtagtagtagtagtaagTTGGTGCTTGAAGAAATGGGATAGGGTTTGATTGGATTGAGTACTAAGCTAGCTGGAACctctattttaatttattcttgGTGAACTTAAATGAGATTGATCTAGCTGAATATTTTAGAGGAAGTGAAGTACTTTCTGTTAAGATTTGACAAAGGTTCAGCTTTACTTGTTATGAGTTCATTTAAATGAATGTCTGGGAAGGTAATTTATTggataaatattaatatattttatgttaagTTAATTGTTAAGATAGGCTTTTGGATTATAATCAAGTTGTAGATGTAGGAaaattcttgatttttcttttcttctttagtcATTCACCCAATACAATTCTTTTCCGTGATAGGAATACTTGGTAAGCTATATTTTAGAGATGAAATAGTTGTCAGGACAACTTCAAACATGGGTTTGATATTAGCTATTGCCTTGTTTTACTTGGGTTATAATTAAGTGACTTTGGTTGAGGTGTGTGAGCTCCTTGTGCCCTTGTTGTTGATGATTCAGGTTGGACAGCTTGGGACTGGCTGCTTCTTTGCGACTTTGGGGtccttcttttttatttaacttagGTGATCCACTTGTTTAGATTAGGATTATAGTTTTCTCTCTTGCTCTTTTGTTGCCCCATTTTTGTTGTCAGGGGCGTTTTTTTTGTGCTGTCAAAGGCTTTTTGTGCGGCTCTTCTCTCTTTTGTAAGCTTGCGTTCTATGCCAGGAGGAGTCTTCCACTAGTACGGTGCTAGACATGTTAAGGCATTCAAGCTTTTTGCTCTAATAAAAtctacctttcaaaaaaaaaaaagtgactTTGGTTGAGGTAATTTAACCAGAATgtttaaacaaaaatgtaaGGAAAGGACAGAACTTTAAGGGGTTGTATTACTGATAAAGCACTGTGAGGAAATCTTGGAAGTGTAACCCTATAATGAGTTACTTTTGATAATATAGATGATGCCAAATGAATACAACCTTGTGATTGCTTTAATTGAGAATGGAATTTTTGTTGGGTGCTAGAGGTTTGAAAATAGACCTTCTTTGCAGGTGTAATAAGGTTAAATGTCTGATTCTCAGGGGAAACTCTGTCGAGATTTTTGTGTAGGCCTAGGTCTCCCCTAAAATATCGACCATATGAGataaataccaaaacataGGCTTAGCTAACAGGAAGAAGTAAATTCATGACAATGCTACCATCATGGTTAATCCAATAACCATGTGAATTACCAATGGTTTGTAAGGACATCAGGGTGCTTAGAgaattaagaagattgaaaatAAGGTTATGGAAACAAGTTCCTTAATTTTAACATTGTCTTAGTTCATAAACAAGAGACAGGCATTGTATCGTTCAAGCCAAAGATGAATGTGCAGATGTTGCTGTCAAAATTCATCGTCCAAAACCACAACAAAGAGAATGTTGCAACAAGATCAGCTGCCTATGCAACACCTGCCCAATTGAGGGAAAAACCTTAGCTTGTAATAAAACTCATCCTAGGGGATGAGTAATAAAACTAGCCGTATCAACAGAAGACAAGGAGTTGTAGTGTGACTTAAGTCTATTGTTGCCCCCCACCAATTGACCAAACACTTCTGTTCaatagatttaaataaatttgtcGGCTGTAGGATAACGCTTTTAATTTCCAAATAGAACTTAAAACTTCCCATGATTACCAATTAAGTGATCCAAGTACGGAAGTAAACATGAGCCAACGCCTAGCACCCCACCATCACGTGAACATGCACCCTATGCTTTCGAATTACCAATTTAGTAAGTACAGCTTTAGATTAACGgtgggaattttttttttttgaaaagcataaGGAGATTTCATTGATAAGAATGGGAAGAGGACTTCCCCTTTACAAAACCCATGGCAGACTTCCATagtaaaaaaaacaaaaagagtatTGGTTAGAATGCCCATTCCCAGTAAGGGTATACTTTCCCAATACACCCATTCAAAGCCAAGGATCAAAAGACTTAACACCAAGGCAATCagaatcaaacaaaaagaCACAAGTAATTAGTAATCAACAAGGAGCAAAAAGAGCAGAAAAGTGATTCAGGAACAAGTACAAAGTCGACGCATAAAAACCTTTAGACCAACCAGCATAACGCTTCCTCTTCTGAAGCCACATTGCCTCTCCGCAAGGTAAAAAAGGAGGTGACCTTCCTCATCCGGGCCCCGCCGAACCATCAGTAGCTAAGCTCTCAAACTTGCCTTGAAAACAATAAGAAGGAACACCAAGAATGTCCAATAGTTCTGCTCATCAACATTAGTTATCCATAAAAGCAGTCCAAAAACAAGGGAGACAAAAACTCGATCCATTCAGTGCCAGAAACCATAAGTAATCAAAGAAGTGTCACCCATAGGTTATAGACACAGAAGAGACAGATCCACAAACAAGAACACGAATTTTCAACCTTCATTGGCGAGAGTAACAGGGAAACATCTGCCCAAAAAGCGACAAACTTACCTAGGGTGGTAAATTTCAACGAGGTCAACTTCTCTGCCCACTCCCTCCTTGGCCAGGGGATCGGCTTCCTTATTCCCTTCCCTTGTGTAGAGAGAGTGTGTGTCCGGTGTCACTTTTGCCTTTTTGACATTGCTCTATGCTGACAAAAACCAAGATTCAAAGATGCCTTCCAATTTCTTGTACTTGGCTTTGTGCTAATAAAACTTGGATCTCTTGAAGTGCGCCATGTTTAGTGTGGATTTAATTCTATAAATTGCTGCTTGAAAGTGATTGAAATATGAGTTAATGTTGAATTTTCCCTTCagatttggctttatttactCAAATATTAGAGTAGAATTGAAATTTACTCGGGTAAAGTCCATTGAAGTGAATGCCCTGTAAGGTATTTATTAGACAAGTATAggttaaataattaaactGTTAGGTATAGGCTTAGATGAGATTATGAACAAGTTGGAGAGATGTATTTTTTGTGTGTTGATTGGTGTGAAAAGGCTAGaaaattcatgattttttttcttttgcagttCAGTAAATGTGTTAAGCAATTAATTATGAGGTTGTTCTGAGTAAGTGGGATACGTTTTTGGCGCCTGCTTATGTGCAGAGCTCTTGTGAATTTTTGTCCCTTTTGATGTTTCTTGTTTTGGTGCTGTTGAGTATTAGATATGGATTGAAATGGTACTTGATCTCACAGGCAACTAGGATTGCTCTTTGCCAAGTCATGTCCCTGGCTGTGCAGGGGTGATGCTCCTACTCCTGTCCCCTATCCCTTCCTGGTGGGGATAGACTTTAGTAAATTCATATTACTaggcctttcaaaaaaaattatgaagttGTTCTGTGGTGGAAAAACTTGACAAATAAGagagattaaattgttttaaggACAAATTAAGACATGAGTTGACATTAATTACTCTAGGCAACTATTTTGAACGGAAATAGACTACTGCATTATTACTGTATTAAGTTACTTTTGACAGTTTAACTCTATGATCATGTCAAATGAATACAACCTTTCTGATTGCTTGAATTGAAACTGGAAATTTCTTGGATGCTTGAAGTTTGTGAATGGACTTTCTTTACGAGTACAATACCAGAAAATGTTCAATTTTCAAGGTAAATTCTGTCAAAATTTCGAAATGCCTATCCCTAAAATCTTGCCCATGTGAGATAGATACCAAAAGATAGGAAGTACTAGAATATagctaaaaataataatttaaattcacgACCATTTATATCCTAAGGGTTTATTGTGTTTGAGCTAATGGGACCCCAATCTATTATTTCAGTGCGCAATAGTAATGGGACCCCCAATCTATTTATAACATCATGGCCGCATTTAGGCATTAAAAAGGATACAAAGGGCAGATAACAAAGAGAGGACCAAGTCAAAACTTCTTTTTTC from Theobroma cacao cultivar B97-61/B2 chromosome 5, Criollo_cocoa_genome_V2, whole genome shotgun sequence carries:
- the LOC18599932 gene encoding eggshell protein 2A — protein: MDPQGQNLVEAILLALEVALAKERDNTRLMEERLRAGQAALKAKERERSMLTTEKDRVLALKEDGEKLVSDFLEADGKKNFDDQKAMMDAVVAMINSGGGDGGKGGGFDGFYERGINYLENAQNLNEKAVLATVKGTNSDGNDNSHGGGNGGDGGKGGGFDGVYGGPINDLENAQILDEEAVIATAKGTNSDGNGSSHGGGNGGGYGV